In Nocardioides sp. InS609-2, a single genomic region encodes these proteins:
- a CDS encoding GNAT family protein, with the protein MMSYPLLDVRVSTPTLELRGATDELLDQLADVVRAGKAHADPAPYDDPISFYEPDPDLRVAKWLRAIWRGRGKVEADAWRLYLVVVVDGQPVGMQNLYGVNFSTFGTVTTFSWLSADHRGQGLGHEMRAAILHLAFDGLGANEASSDAFVDNHGSNAISRDLGYEPNGSDWATRQGEPALLNRWRLTRGNWEQRRRNNIRLHNIEACRTSLPLS; encoded by the coding sequence ATGATGAGTTATCCCCTCCTGGATGTGCGCGTCAGCACGCCCACGCTGGAGCTGCGGGGTGCCACGGACGAGCTGTTGGACCAGCTCGCGGATGTCGTGCGCGCGGGCAAGGCACACGCCGATCCTGCGCCGTACGACGACCCGATCTCGTTCTACGAGCCCGATCCTGACCTGCGTGTGGCCAAGTGGCTGCGAGCGATCTGGCGGGGCCGAGGCAAGGTCGAGGCTGATGCCTGGCGGCTGTACCTCGTGGTCGTGGTCGATGGTCAGCCGGTCGGGATGCAGAACCTCTACGGGGTGAACTTCTCCACCTTCGGAACGGTCACGACCTTCTCCTGGCTGTCTGCCGATCATCGCGGCCAGGGGCTCGGACACGAGATGCGGGCAGCGATCCTGCACCTCGCGTTCGACGGGCTCGGGGCGAACGAAGCGAGCAGCGACGCCTTCGTGGACAACCATGGCTCCAACGCGATCTCGCGAGATCTCGGCTACGAGCCCAATGGTTCAGACTGGGCGACACGACAAGGCGAACCCGCCCTGCTGAACCGGTGGCGACTGACCAGAGGCAACTGGGAACAGCGGCGCAGAAACAACATCCGGCTCCACAACATCGAGGCGTGTCGGACGTCCTTGCCCCTGTCGTGA
- a CDS encoding heavy metal-associated domain-containing protein, with product MTRASCTGKVTAAVADVAGVEATDVDLDIGILTVTGDYDSEQVRGAINAAGYQVV from the coding sequence ATGACACGTGCCAGCTGCACGGGCAAGGTCACCGCGGCCGTTGCCGACGTAGCCGGAGTCGAAGCCACGGACGTCGACCTGGACATCGGCATCCTGACCGTCACTGGCGACTACGACAGCGAGCAGGTACGCGGCGCGATCAACGCTGCCGGCTACCAGGTCGTCTGA
- a CDS encoding GNAT family N-acetyltransferase, which translates to MRLRESRVGTLAVQNHVPRRCGVGLDPCMSITLQPETPDSLGELVEAVAVWQHDGGPVQLHPGDLGWNWSLGVQELAEAVRVWARDGQILAVGMVDDATGLIRMALAPSVDEDDAFAAQLLADLSDPGQGVLPDGAGAVEARFGAAFRDLLRRSGWEADEPWTPLSRDLTEQVEDCGLRVEVIDAHNVQARIVQDRIAVQQAMFPNSTFTLERWRTMAAGSPYRQARCLVGYDGDGDAVATVTVWSAGEGRPGLLEPLGVHRDHRGHGYGPAITVAAAAALQEMGSSSATVCTPSSNVGGVATYVSAGFQKLPDVTDFRRPN; encoded by the coding sequence ATGCGCTTGCGCGAATCACGGGTCGGCACGTTGGCGGTGCAAAACCATGTCCCTCGTCGCTGTGGTGTGGGGTTGGATCCCTGTATGTCGATCACGCTGCAGCCCGAGACTCCGGACTCGTTGGGCGAGCTCGTTGAGGCGGTGGCGGTCTGGCAGCACGACGGCGGGCCGGTCCAGCTTCATCCGGGTGACCTCGGGTGGAACTGGAGCCTGGGCGTGCAGGAGTTGGCCGAGGCCGTCCGGGTGTGGGCCCGTGACGGGCAGATCCTGGCCGTTGGCATGGTGGACGACGCCACGGGGTTGATCCGCATGGCCCTCGCACCGAGCGTCGACGAAGACGACGCGTTCGCCGCCCAGCTACTGGCCGATCTGTCCGATCCAGGGCAGGGTGTGCTGCCCGACGGCGCCGGGGCCGTTGAGGCCCGATTCGGCGCTGCCTTTCGAGATCTCCTACGCCGCAGCGGTTGGGAGGCCGATGAGCCGTGGACCCCGTTGTCTCGCGACCTGACTGAGCAAGTGGAGGACTGCGGCCTCAGGGTCGAGGTCATCGACGCGCACAACGTTCAGGCTCGGATCGTTCAGGATCGGATCGCGGTGCAGCAGGCAATGTTCCCCAACTCGACGTTCACCCTGGAGCGCTGGCGCACGATGGCCGCAGGCTCGCCGTACCGTCAGGCTCGGTGCCTGGTCGGTTACGACGGCGATGGCGATGCGGTCGCCACGGTGACGGTGTGGTCGGCCGGGGAAGGGCGTCCGGGTTTGCTTGAACCACTGGGCGTCCATCGGGATCACCGTGGCCACGGATACGGCCCCGCCATCACTGTGGCGGCGGCCGCCGCATTGCAGGAGATGGGGTCGTCCAGCGCGACCGTGTGTACCCCGAGCAGCAACGTCGGTGGCGTGGCGACGTACGTCTCGGCCGGCTTCCAGAAGCTCCCGGACGTCACCGACTTCCGCCGCCCAAATTGA
- a CDS encoding metal-sensitive transcriptional regulator, translated as MSSHETDTHREITLTHHEHGYIHSKDDYLKRLRRIEGQARGLQRMVDEEKYCIDILTQVSAMTKALQSVALGLLGEHMAHCVVDAAREGDAEAEVKLKEASDAIARLVRS; from the coding sequence ATGAGCAGTCACGAGACCGACACCCACCGCGAGATCACGCTCACGCACCATGAGCATGGCTACATCCACAGCAAGGACGACTACCTCAAGCGGCTGCGCCGCATCGAGGGCCAGGCGCGCGGGCTCCAGCGGATGGTCGATGAGGAGAAGTACTGCATCGACATCCTCACCCAGGTATCGGCCATGACGAAGGCCTTACAGTCGGTCGCCCTGGGCCTCCTCGGTGAGCACATGGCCCACTGCGTGGTCGACGCCGCCCGCGAGGGCGATGCCGAGGCGGAGGTCAAGCTCAAGGAAGCCTCCGACGCCATCGCACGACTCGTCCGGTCCTGA
- a CDS encoding cation transporter has translation MTCGHCVASVTEEVQEIPGVERVAVVLEPVPSPSPAAVR, from the coding sequence ATGACCTGTGGCCACTGCGTCGCCTCGGTGACTGAAGAGGTCCAGGAGATCCCCGGCGTCGAGAGGGTCGCGGTCGTCCTGGAACCGGTGCCGTCACCGTCACCAGCAGCCGTCAGGTGA
- a CDS encoding MFS transporter, producing the protein MLAVIATGQFMVIMDTSIIGVALPQMQADLGFSQENLSWVFNAYVVALGGLLLLGGKLADLFGARRVFTTGWAVLLVGSVVAGVAGSVEVELVGRAVQGAGSALIAPSALTLLMMLFGHNPRELTKAFAFYGAAAPAGGTAGIFLGGVITEYASWPWVFYINIPIALVLLAVTPALMPAGGAGARSSIDLAGAAAITAGLGAAVYSIVQAPEVGWDTTRTWLVLALAAVLLASFVVLQVKRRDPLVPLRIFRTPNLAAANVVQLLLVVAWIPMWFFLNLDLQQVLGYSAFPSGAALLPMTALIMVGMVVLAPRALGRFGPKTATVAGLVILAAGMGWLARVRPDGSFATDVLPASLVAALGMSLAFIPSLGTAISSARPEEGGLASGIVNTSYQVGSALGLAAMTAIAAKQGADQLGDLGALTNGFSSAFIGAAVVAVLAAAAAATFLRAAPSASQDEPAPIDAHTV; encoded by the coding sequence GTGCTCGCGGTGATCGCCACGGGCCAGTTCATGGTCATCATGGACACCTCGATCATCGGCGTGGCCTTGCCCCAGATGCAGGCCGACCTCGGTTTCTCCCAGGAGAACCTCTCCTGGGTGTTCAACGCCTATGTCGTGGCTCTCGGCGGTCTGCTGCTGTTGGGTGGCAAGCTCGCCGACCTGTTCGGCGCGCGGCGCGTCTTCACCACCGGTTGGGCGGTCCTGCTCGTCGGGTCCGTGGTCGCCGGCGTGGCCGGCTCGGTCGAGGTCGAACTGGTCGGCCGGGCGGTCCAGGGCGCCGGATCCGCGCTGATCGCACCCTCGGCCCTGACGCTGCTGATGATGCTCTTCGGGCACAACCCCCGCGAGCTGACCAAGGCGTTCGCCTTCTATGGGGCTGCGGCACCGGCGGGCGGCACGGCCGGCATCTTCCTCGGCGGCGTGATCACCGAGTACGCGAGCTGGCCCTGGGTCTTCTACATCAACATCCCCATCGCCCTCGTGCTGCTCGCCGTCACCCCGGCGCTGATGCCGGCGGGTGGAGCCGGCGCCCGGTCCAGCATCGACCTCGCCGGTGCCGCCGCGATCACCGCTGGACTCGGCGCCGCGGTCTACTCGATCGTCCAGGCCCCCGAGGTCGGCTGGGACACGACCCGGACGTGGCTGGTGCTTGCCCTTGCCGCGGTCCTGCTGGCCTCCTTCGTCGTCCTCCAGGTCAAGCGCCGGGACCCCCTGGTCCCGTTGCGCATCTTCCGGACGCCCAACCTGGCTGCTGCCAACGTTGTGCAGCTACTGCTCGTTGTCGCTTGGATCCCCATGTGGTTCTTCTTGAACCTCGACCTGCAGCAGGTGCTTGGCTATTCCGCGTTCCCGAGCGGCGCCGCCCTGTTGCCGATGACGGCCCTGATCATGGTCGGGATGGTCGTGCTGGCGCCCCGGGCGCTGGGAAGGTTCGGGCCGAAGACGGCTACCGTCGCCGGCCTGGTCATCCTGGCGGCCGGCATGGGCTGGCTGGCCCGGGTCCGCCCGGACGGGTCCTTCGCGACCGACGTCCTGCCGGCGTCCCTGGTTGCCGCGCTCGGCATGTCCTTGGCCTTCATCCCGTCCCTGGGTACGGCGATCTCCTCGGCCCGCCCCGAGGAGGGTGGGTTGGCCTCAGGCATCGTCAACACCAGCTACCAGGTGGGCTCGGCTCTCGGCCTGGCAGCGATGACCGCCATCGCCGCCAAACAGGGCGCCGACCAGCTGGGCGACCTGGGCGCACTCACCAACGGCTTCTCCTCGGCCTTCATCGGTGCCGCCGTGGTAGCCGTGCTGGCCGCCGCCGCAGCTGCGACGTTCCTGCGCGCAGCCCCGTCCGCCAGCCAGGACGAACCCGCCCCTATCGACGCTCACACTGTTTGA